A genomic segment from Nicotiana sylvestris chromosome 1, ASM39365v2, whole genome shotgun sequence encodes:
- the LOC138869243 gene encoding uncharacterized protein: protein MKKSIGRKMVIDIPVGKGRPVKAIPSAKLSNELGIIARNFLSLPNKWKELTRDDKDAALIRCHEKFEINLDEHYTKDSCEDILKNRSRQWRYKLKKLFESASSEEEARKIEVPELTPENWNRICDMWANPEHKRRCEINKVNRTKLKSNHFMGSRAFVAARAEIGVKEHEGVEPNRIEFYKSTHYSSEKGWSSPEAETNYNKMRDLRARSVSEENPMTINEIVDNVLGTRSGYIKGLGYGPKPNTTTTTKRRTTELEDALRRAKEDAATTQHGLQERLNVAETEVAN from the exons ATGAAGAAGTCTATAGGGAGAAAGATGGTTATAGACATCCCAGTTGGTAAAGGAAGGCCAGTTAAGGCAATTCCATCAGCAAAGCTATCAAATGAGTTAGGAATTATTGCTCGCAACTTTCTTTCGCTTCCAAACAAATGGAAGGAACTCACAAGAGATGATAAGGATGCAGCATTAATTAGATGCCAT GAGAAGTTTGAAATTAACTTGGACGAGCATTACACCAAAGATAGCTGTGAGGATATTCTGAAAAATAGAAGCCGACAATGGCGCTACAAATTAAAAAAGCTATTTGAAAGTGCAAGCTCCGAGGAAGAGGCTCGTAAAATTGAAGTGCCAGAGTTGACCCCGGAAAATTGGAACAGGATCTGTGATATGTGGGCGAATCCAGAGCATAAG AGACGATGCGAGATAAACAAGGTCAATCGAACAAAGCTGAAATCTAATCATTTCATGGGGTCAAGAGCTTTTGTAGCTGCTCGTGCTGAAATA GGTGTGAAGGAACATGAAGGAGTAGAGCCAAATAGGATTGAGTTCTACAAAAGTACCCATTACTCGAGTGAAAAAGGATGGTCATCTCCAGAGGCTGAGACTAACTAC aacaaaatgagagattTGAGAGCTCGGTCTGTTTCTGAAGAGAATCCAATGACTATTAATGAAATTGTTGATAATGTACTTGGTACAAGGTCGGGATATATTAAAGGTCTTGGTTATGGTCCAAAGCCtaatacaactacaacaacaaaaagaagGACAACAGAATTAGAGGATGCTCTTAGGAGGGCAAAAGAGGATGCTGCTACTACCCAACATGGTTTACAAGAACGTTTGAATGTAGCTGAAACTGAGGTAGCAAATTAG